A single region of the Salicibibacter cibi genome encodes:
- a CDS encoding iron-containing alcohol dehydrogenase, producing MYTMHFPRQVVYGEDSLKNVGEIARQEGTRALLISDQIMEELGNVSVCRQLMEEAGIDVITYLGVESEPTDAYVDEALFICREAACDLIVSIGGGSCIDTAKAVSVVMTNGGFVSDYMNQKTIASNDGLPLIAIPTTGGTGSEATDATVITNKNNGIKMMIKQPALMPKIAIVDPLLTISTPKNTTAAVGIDSLTHALEAYISKRAHPFTDQLARSSFQLIMENLKTAYQDGSNRTARANTMFASMQAGMAFSNASVCLVHGMSRPIGALFHVPHGISNAMLLPVVLEYSKDSCQERLHELASHVYPELKDESPNEGADILVHRILTLCEELNIPNLGSWGIDKEAFEQACPKMAEDALMSGSPANNPKVPAKDEIIDLYQQAFRYQYSSKTT from the coding sequence ATGTATACTATGCATTTTCCGAGACAAGTCGTCTATGGGGAAGACAGCTTGAAGAATGTGGGAGAGATCGCGCGACAGGAAGGAACACGCGCGCTTTTGATCAGCGATCAGATCATGGAAGAACTAGGAAATGTTTCGGTCTGTCGCCAGCTAATGGAAGAAGCGGGCATTGACGTCATTACTTATCTAGGCGTGGAATCGGAGCCTACCGACGCATACGTCGATGAGGCGTTATTTATTTGCCGAGAAGCTGCTTGTGATCTTATTGTCAGCATTGGCGGCGGCAGTTGCATCGACACGGCAAAAGCGGTATCGGTCGTCATGACAAACGGCGGATTTGTGAGCGATTACATGAACCAAAAAACAATCGCCTCAAATGATGGGCTCCCGTTAATCGCTATTCCGACAACCGGCGGAACCGGTTCAGAAGCAACCGATGCCACTGTGATTACGAATAAAAATAACGGAATTAAAATGATGATCAAGCAACCCGCACTTATGCCAAAGATAGCGATCGTCGATCCGCTCCTTACCATTTCCACCCCGAAAAACACGACAGCGGCTGTCGGCATCGATTCATTAACCCATGCACTGGAGGCCTACATTTCCAAACGCGCCCATCCGTTCACAGATCAGCTCGCCCGATCTTCTTTTCAATTAATCATGGAAAATTTGAAAACTGCTTACCAAGATGGATCCAACAGGACAGCGAGAGCCAATACCATGTTTGCCTCCATGCAAGCCGGCATGGCTTTTTCCAACGCCTCTGTTTGCCTTGTCCACGGCATGTCGAGGCCGATTGGTGCCCTTTTTCATGTTCCTCATGGCATTTCCAACGCCATGTTGTTGCCTGTTGTTTTGGAATATAGCAAAGATTCTTGCCAAGAACGTTTACATGAACTGGCTTCTCACGTCTACCCCGAATTAAAAGACGAATCACCAAACGAAGGCGCGGACATCCTTGTTCATCGTATTCTTACCCTTTGCGAGGAATTAAACATTCCCAACTTGGGCTCATGGGGCATCGACAAGGAAGCATTTGAACAGGCATGTCCGAAAATGGCGGAAGACGCTCTCATGAGCGGAAGTCCCGCCAACAACCCCAAAGTACCGGCAAAAGACGAGATCATTGATCTCTACCAACAAGCATTTCGGTATCAATATTCATCTAAAACAACATAG
- the mbcS gene encoding acyl-CoA synthetase MbcS — translation MNVQDLIAPAQYNIADAVAKFAEGPNRTAIRWKNEQGDIREVSYSALAAKTNQYAHVLRRSGLEKGDRVLIILPRIPEAYITYLACLKAGLVAIPCSEMLRKKDLEFRMEHSGARGIVAYDQAIAEVNAIENGHEALERRFIIGQKVDGWSSIEELAEKENEQYEGEKTSRDDMAFLSYTSGTTGNPKGVAHTHGWGYAHVETAAKKWLNVKEGDLVWATAAPGWQKWVWSPFLSTISLGATAFVYHGGFNPDTYLQLLEKEKIEVLCCTPTEYRLMVSVDDLKSYDLSNLKSAVSAGEPLNRPVIEAFQRAFNINVRDGYGQTENTLLVSIQEGMDIKPGSMGTPTPGNQVEVIDENGAPCSTGEVGDIAVHKDSPALFKAYYRDPERTQATYRGDWYLTGDQAFRDEDGYFWFVGRSDDIIISSGYTIGPFEVEDALVKHDAVKECAVVGVPDDIRGNVVKAYVVLRDSESICNPEALITELQDHTKRLTAPYKYPRKIEFIEELPKTTSGKIRRITLRNEAKETT, via the coding sequence ATGAATGTTCAAGATTTGATTGCGCCAGCCCAGTATAATATTGCTGATGCGGTGGCGAAATTCGCAGAAGGCCCTAACCGTACGGCAATTCGTTGGAAGAATGAGCAGGGAGACATTCGAGAAGTTTCCTATTCGGCGTTGGCCGCAAAAACAAATCAATACGCACATGTGTTACGGCGTTCTGGGCTGGAAAAAGGGGACAGAGTTTTAATTATCCTGCCTCGAATTCCTGAGGCCTACATCACTTATCTTGCTTGCCTCAAAGCCGGTTTGGTTGCCATTCCATGCTCCGAGATGCTTCGAAAAAAAGATCTGGAATTTCGAATGGAACACTCCGGGGCGAGAGGGATTGTGGCTTATGATCAGGCAATTGCCGAAGTCAATGCCATCGAGAACGGTCATGAAGCACTCGAGCGGAGATTTATTATTGGACAAAAGGTTGATGGATGGTCCTCGATCGAAGAACTCGCCGAGAAAGAAAACGAACAATACGAGGGTGAAAAAACATCGAGAGATGACATGGCTTTCCTTTCCTATACATCCGGGACAACGGGGAATCCCAAAGGTGTCGCCCACACACATGGATGGGGTTATGCTCATGTAGAGACTGCTGCAAAAAAATGGTTGAACGTGAAGGAAGGAGACCTCGTTTGGGCAACAGCCGCACCCGGATGGCAAAAGTGGGTCTGGAGCCCCTTCTTGTCAACGATCAGCCTTGGAGCGACAGCGTTTGTTTATCACGGAGGTTTTAATCCAGACACTTATTTACAATTATTGGAAAAAGAAAAAATTGAAGTATTATGCTGTACGCCGACCGAATATCGTTTGATGGTGAGTGTCGATGATCTTAAAAGCTACGATCTTTCAAATCTGAAAAGCGCGGTTTCTGCGGGCGAACCTCTCAATCGCCCCGTGATAGAAGCTTTTCAACGAGCCTTTAACATTAATGTTCGTGATGGTTATGGGCAAACCGAAAACACATTGCTTGTAAGCATCCAAGAAGGCATGGACATCAAACCGGGATCCATGGGTACGCCGACACCGGGCAATCAAGTCGAAGTGATTGATGAGAATGGGGCCCCTTGTTCAACGGGAGAGGTTGGGGACATTGCCGTTCATAAAGATTCTCCGGCTCTTTTTAAAGCTTACTATCGTGATCCTGAGCGAACGCAAGCGACTTATCGAGGCGACTGGTATTTAACTGGGGACCAAGCTTTCCGGGATGAAGATGGTTATTTTTGGTTTGTAGGCAGAAGTGACGACATCATCATTAGTTCCGGTTATACCATCGGCCCATTTGAAGTGGAAGATGCCTTGGTAAAACACGATGCAGTAAAAGAGTGTGCGGTCGTCGGGGTTCCTGATGACATCAGGGGCAATGTTGTCAAAGCATATGTTGTGCTCCGGGATTCCGAAAGCATTTGCAATCCTGAAGCGCTTATCACTGAATTGCAAGATCACACCAAACGTTTGACCGCTCCTTATAAATATCCGAGAAAAATTGAATTTATCGAGGAATTGCCCAAAACGACCTCAGGAAAAATCAGACGCATTACACTCAGGAATGAAGCAAAAGAGACGACGTGA
- a CDS encoding sigma 54-interacting transcriptional regulator: protein MISNDHVKQWMNLQPVTLSKEDTLPETLVLFSEIADKELPVVENGHLLGVITLQDCVTYLYEKNDILCIMKTDYYAVSEDFSLNDKKTPERPLYVLHEKNGALEGVVGNEEMIAYYEYVREREKDARQTIEWLKLGFDTAYEGVAIVDEKGTILLFNESYSRYVGVSKEEALGRPAADVIENSRLPAVLKTGVPERSQPHRLQGQELVVHRLPIWKNGQVIGAVGILVYEGISEIRQVLQRMERLQTTDKQSEKQMSREPLAQGPTHFDDIIGESPGISKAKKIGRKASKAKATVLITGESGVGKEPFARAIHEDGSRSSGPFVAVNCAAIPENLLESELFGYMQGAFTGTRNNGKPGKVELASGGTLFLDEIGDMPHTTQAKILRVLQEKEVDRVGGTTPIPVDFRLIAATNKDLKKQMEEDKFREDLFYRLHVMPLHIPPLRDRKQDIPLIIADRLPKLSEENETQETTIEKEVLERMFQYDWPGNVRELLNVLEQMFHLCEDDHIRLEDLPDGFNEQTQVTESLSEWQERKQKQEEKFERKQIEKVLGEVDGNKSKAAKRLGISRATLYNKLSRFS, encoded by the coding sequence ATGATTTCAAATGATCACGTCAAGCAATGGATGAATCTACAGCCGGTTACATTGTCTAAGGAAGATACGCTTCCGGAAACGCTTGTGCTTTTCTCGGAAATTGCAGACAAGGAATTGCCTGTCGTGGAAAATGGTCATTTGCTCGGGGTCATCACTTTGCAAGATTGTGTAACGTATTTATACGAAAAAAACGACATTTTATGCATAATGAAAACCGATTATTACGCCGTTAGTGAAGATTTTTCATTAAATGATAAAAAAACACCGGAACGACCGCTCTATGTCCTTCATGAAAAAAACGGTGCCCTGGAAGGTGTGGTCGGGAACGAGGAAATGATCGCTTATTACGAATACGTGCGGGAGCGAGAGAAAGATGCCAGGCAAACGATTGAATGGTTGAAACTTGGGTTTGACACGGCGTACGAAGGAGTTGCCATTGTTGACGAAAAAGGGACGATACTGTTGTTTAATGAGTCGTACAGCCGTTATGTCGGGGTAAGCAAAGAAGAAGCTTTGGGGAGGCCGGCAGCGGATGTTATCGAAAATTCACGCTTGCCAGCCGTACTGAAAACTGGTGTTCCAGAACGAAGCCAACCCCACCGATTACAGGGGCAAGAATTGGTCGTTCACCGTTTGCCGATTTGGAAGAATGGCCAGGTCATCGGTGCGGTCGGAATTTTGGTTTATGAAGGTATTTCCGAGATCCGGCAAGTCCTTCAAAGGATGGAACGTTTGCAAACAACAGACAAACAATCTGAAAAGCAAATGAGCCGAGAACCGCTCGCCCAAGGGCCGACGCATTTTGACGATATTATCGGGGAAAGCCCCGGAATTTCGAAAGCAAAAAAGATCGGAAGAAAAGCCTCTAAAGCAAAAGCAACGGTTTTAATAACGGGAGAATCTGGCGTTGGCAAAGAGCCATTTGCCCGTGCCATTCATGAAGATGGGAGTAGAAGCAGTGGCCCATTCGTGGCCGTGAACTGCGCGGCAATCCCGGAAAATCTTTTGGAATCGGAATTATTTGGTTATATGCAAGGGGCATTTACCGGGACACGCAATAACGGCAAACCGGGGAAAGTTGAACTGGCAAGTGGCGGAACCTTATTTTTGGATGAAATCGGAGATATGCCCCATACTACTCAAGCAAAAATTTTACGGGTTCTGCAAGAAAAAGAAGTTGACCGCGTGGGAGGAACCACCCCGATTCCCGTCGATTTCCGCCTCATCGCGGCGACGAATAAAGATTTAAAAAAACAGATGGAAGAAGATAAATTCCGGGAAGATTTATTTTATCGCCTGCACGTGATGCCGCTTCATATCCCGCCTTTAAGGGATCGGAAACAGGATATTCCTTTAATTATTGCTGATCGGCTGCCGAAATTAAGTGAGGAAAACGAAACGCAGGAAACGACGATTGAAAAAGAAGTCTTGGAAAGGATGTTTCAATACGATTGGCCGGGGAACGTGCGAGAGTTGTTAAATGTTTTAGAGCAAATGTTCCATTTATGCGAGGATGATCACATTCGACTCGAAGATCTTCCGGATGGTTTCAATGAACAAACTCAAGTGACTGAATCTTTAAGTGAGTGGCAGGAAAGAAAACAAAAGCAAGAAGAAAAATTTGAACGAAAACAGATCGAGAAGGTTTTGGGAGAAGTAGATGGCAATAAATCAAAGGCAGCGAAACGCTTAGGGATCTCTCGGGCGACGTTATATAATAAACTTTCCCGTTTTTCGTGA
- a CDS encoding universal stress protein, producing MYKKILVAVDGSVQSEQALDKAIQLAKLHGASLTIAHVVDIRNFYTQDYTPQSLYDETEKKAEQMLKEYKEKAGDEGLKDVETLLRSGNPRNQLTGKLLTENDVDLLVTGSTGRNAFERMLIGSVAEACVRHASCDVVTVRSALT from the coding sequence ATGTATAAAAAAATTTTAGTTGCTGTGGATGGATCAGTACAGTCCGAACAAGCGTTGGATAAAGCTATTCAATTGGCAAAACTCCACGGTGCATCATTGACAATCGCGCATGTTGTTGATATTCGAAATTTCTACACACAGGATTATACCCCTCAATCGTTGTATGATGAAACAGAAAAAAAAGCGGAGCAAATGCTAAAAGAATATAAAGAAAAAGCCGGTGATGAAGGATTGAAAGATGTAGAAACATTATTGAGATCCGGAAATCCACGAAATCAATTAACCGGAAAACTACTCACCGAAAATGACGTCGATTTATTGGTCACCGGTTCCACCGGCCGCAATGCCTTTGAACGAATGCTGATTGGCAGTGTGGCAGAAGCCTGTGTGCGACACGCATCTTGTGATGTAGTGACTGTGAGAAGCGCGCTCACATAA
- a CDS encoding acyl-CoA dehydrogenase family protein: protein MMSTRLSGTPWWEDLLDYPDIFTPEDLTEDEVMIAKTTEKFVEQQILPNVESLELHDYQKEQETFAAAGELGLLAIEIPEAYGGLELGKHVAGLVAENIGNGGGSFSVSYNIHAGVGTSPYVNYGNEEQKKKYLSQLGSGAWVGAYALTEPSAGSDALKGKTKAVWNKEKNAWVLTGEKQWITNAKLAQVYVVFANTDAGMTAFIVEREMDGLSVGPEEKKMGINGTSTATLILDEVAVPQENMLGEVGKGHKIAMNTLNLARLKLSFANLGTAKRALELSVKYGKERKQFQQLLVDFPMIKEKIATMNTAIFGVESLVYQTAARIDDALEKSSEQDAQAVVGQFIAECAAGKIQGSEVLAAVADEAVQIHGGYGFMQEYEVERIYRDARISRIFEGTNEINRLAVAKDLFSRFRDQPVEKQIETDRNAIFILEAERHFTDLLKTGVAKNQEFSRLVADIYKEISVMRAAYLRTEKAGSGATLKQLMTDVICEEGYEKVERDLIRLWSAVDEGAKGQEMIGSIRARAHMPAAENVLKKKRDISEYVITAGKYQT from the coding sequence ATGATGAGCACACGGTTATCGGGAACACCTTGGTGGGAGGATCTATTGGACTATCCCGACATTTTCACACCGGAAGACTTAACCGAGGACGAGGTCATGATCGCGAAAACGACGGAAAAATTCGTGGAACAGCAAATCCTTCCGAATGTGGAGAGCTTGGAACTGCATGATTACCAAAAGGAGCAAGAAACATTTGCGGCAGCGGGCGAGCTCGGACTTTTAGCTATTGAAATCCCGGAAGCTTACGGGGGGCTCGAACTCGGCAAGCACGTCGCCGGGCTGGTAGCCGAAAATATCGGGAATGGCGGAGGTTCGTTCAGTGTCTCCTATAACATTCACGCGGGCGTCGGTACGTCTCCTTACGTTAACTATGGAAATGAGGAACAAAAGAAAAAATATCTCTCACAGCTCGGAAGCGGAGCGTGGGTCGGGGCCTATGCATTAACAGAGCCGTCTGCCGGTTCCGATGCCCTTAAAGGAAAAACGAAAGCGGTATGGAATAAAGAGAAAAACGCATGGGTTCTGACGGGCGAAAAGCAATGGATAACGAACGCGAAACTTGCCCAAGTTTATGTCGTCTTTGCCAATACTGATGCCGGCATGACCGCGTTTATCGTGGAAAGGGAGATGGACGGACTTTCCGTTGGCCCAGAAGAAAAAAAGATGGGCATTAACGGTACATCAACGGCCACGCTTATCCTCGATGAAGTAGCGGTTCCGCAAGAAAATATGCTCGGTGAGGTTGGAAAAGGACACAAAATTGCAATGAATACGCTCAACTTGGCACGCTTAAAATTGTCCTTTGCAAATCTGGGCACAGCTAAACGGGCGTTAGAATTGAGCGTTAAATATGGAAAAGAACGAAAACAATTTCAGCAACTGCTCGTTGATTTTCCAATGATCAAGGAAAAAATCGCGACTATGAACACCGCGATCTTCGGTGTTGAAAGCTTGGTGTATCAAACCGCAGCACGTATTGACGATGCGTTGGAGAAAAGCAGCGAGCAAGATGCGCAGGCAGTCGTCGGCCAATTTATCGCCGAATGCGCCGCCGGCAAAATTCAAGGTTCGGAAGTGCTTGCAGCTGTTGCTGATGAAGCGGTTCAAATACACGGTGGATACGGATTTATGCAAGAATACGAGGTCGAACGGATTTACCGTGACGCTCGTATTAGCCGTATTTTCGAAGGGACGAATGAGATTAATCGACTGGCGGTGGCGAAGGATTTGTTTTCCCGATTCCGGGATCAACCGGTTGAAAAACAAATCGAAACCGACCGGAATGCCATTTTTATTTTGGAAGCGGAGCGGCATTTTACTGATCTATTGAAAACAGGCGTAGCGAAAAATCAGGAATTCTCGCGTTTGGTTGCCGATATTTACAAGGAAATTAGTGTCATGCGCGCCGCTTATTTACGCACTGAAAAAGCAGGGAGCGGAGCTACGCTTAAGCAGTTGATGACAGATGTCATTTGCGAAGAAGGATATGAAAAAGTGGAAAGGGATCTTATTCGGCTTTGGAGTGCGGTTGACGAAGGAGCGAAAGGACAAGAAATGATCGGAAGCATTCGCGCCCGTGCACATATGCCAGCTGCTGAAAACGTGTTGAAGAAAAAAAGAGACATTAGCGAGTACGTCATTACCGCTGGAAAATATCAGACGTAA
- a CDS encoding NAD(P)-dependent oxidoreductase — MKKIGFIGLGNMGMPMSENLVDAGYDVYGVDVNHEAETRFEKAGGQVGRSMDDLAKSCDAIITSLPSVEAYESVYLGEDGLVRNSHENILLLDTSTVAPESNKKVAEVAKEQAVRFLETPVSGGVVGAVNRTLTFMAGGSKKIYDDAFPLMDVLGEDIFHIDERIESGTLTKLINNLFIGFYTAGVSEALALAKKQNMDLDALFNVLSVSYGQSRIYERNYKTFIANDNYDPGFTLKLLHKDLNFVKETMTKENLHLPVTDVLLQVYEEAKEAGLGANDMAVLYEHVGKQDISFEAKKERIK; from the coding sequence ATGAAGAAGATTGGTTTTATCGGCCTTGGAAATATGGGAATGCCGATGTCGGAAAACCTGGTAGATGCCGGCTACGACGTGTATGGGGTTGATGTAAACCATGAAGCGGAAACGCGTTTTGAAAAAGCCGGCGGACAGGTCGGACGTTCCATGGATGATTTGGCAAAATCCTGTGATGCGATTATCACCAGTTTGCCTTCGGTAGAAGCCTATGAATCTGTGTATCTCGGCGAAGACGGATTAGTTCGAAATAGCCACGAGAACATTCTGCTTCTGGACACAAGCACCGTGGCTCCGGAGAGCAATAAAAAAGTGGCCGAGGTAGCGAAGGAACAGGCTGTACGTTTTTTGGAAACGCCGGTGAGCGGGGGCGTCGTCGGTGCTGTGAACCGGACGCTGACGTTTATGGCGGGCGGTTCTAAGAAAATTTATGATGATGCGTTTCCGCTTATGGATGTGCTTGGCGAGGATATTTTTCATATTGACGAACGAATTGAAAGCGGGACGCTGACGAAACTGATTAACAATTTGTTCATTGGTTTTTACACAGCTGGAGTCAGTGAAGCGCTTGCGTTGGCCAAAAAACAAAACATGGATTTGGATGCGCTGTTTAACGTGTTAAGTGTCAGCTATGGCCAGAGCCGTATCTATGAACGGAATTACAAAACTTTCATCGCCAACGATAATTACGATCCAGGCTTTACATTAAAGTTATTGCATAAAGATTTAAATTTTGTAAAAGAAACAATGACAAAAGAAAACCTCCACCTACCGGTGACAGACGTGTTATTGCAAGTTTATGAGGAAGCGAAAGAGGCAGGGTTGGGAGCAAATGACATGGCTGTGCTCTATGAGCATGTTGGCAAACAAGATATTTCATTTGAAGCGAAAAAGGAGCGAATAAAATGA
- a CDS encoding CoA-acylating methylmalonate-semialdehyde dehydrogenase — protein MTTDVKTMRNAINGEWVDTEGGVTESVPNPATGETIATVPISTAADVDRAVEAAKEAYESWSLVPVPDRARYMFKYLQLLNEHREELGEIITLENGKTLKDAHGEVQRGIEVVELATSAPNLMMGDALPQIARGIDGSVWRYPLGVVAGITPFNFPMMVPLWMFPLAIACGNTFVLKTSERTPLLAERLVELFYEAGFPKGVLNLVHGAKDVVNRVLTQPDIEAISFVGSEPVAKHVYETGTAHGKRVQALAGAKNHAVVMPGCHMEKTVEGVIGSAFGSSGQRCMACSVVAVVDDIADEFMENLTAATKDLKVGDGRYEENFVGPVIRETHKERVLGYIDQGVQEGADLVVDGRDKGAEKEQGFYVGATIFDHVNTDMAVWKDEIFAPVLSVVRVRDLDEAIAVTNHSRFANGAVIYTSNGKEAQTFRDRIDAGLIGVNVNVPAPMAFFAFAGNKASFYGDLGTNGKDGVQFYTRKKVVTERWY, from the coding sequence ATGACCACGGATGTAAAAACAATGCGCAACGCGATCAATGGCGAATGGGTAGATACGGAGGGTGGTGTTACAGAATCGGTTCCAAACCCGGCAACCGGGGAAACGATCGCCACAGTGCCAATCTCAACGGCGGCGGACGTTGACCGAGCGGTGGAGGCAGCGAAAGAAGCGTATGAAAGTTGGTCATTAGTGCCGGTGCCCGATCGGGCGCGTTATATGTTCAAGTATTTACAGCTATTGAATGAACATCGGGAAGAATTGGGCGAAATTATCACGCTAGAAAATGGAAAAACATTGAAAGATGCCCACGGAGAAGTGCAAAGAGGCATTGAAGTCGTCGAACTCGCGACATCGGCGCCCAATTTAATGATGGGGGATGCATTACCGCAGATTGCTCGCGGCATTGATGGTTCGGTCTGGCGCTATCCTCTCGGTGTCGTCGCAGGCATTACACCGTTTAATTTTCCGATGATGGTGCCCTTATGGATGTTTCCGTTGGCGATCGCTTGTGGCAATACGTTTGTTTTAAAAACATCGGAGCGAACGCCACTGTTAGCGGAGCGGCTCGTAGAATTGTTTTATGAAGCAGGCTTTCCCAAAGGCGTGTTAAACCTCGTTCACGGAGCAAAAGATGTCGTCAACCGTGTGTTAACGCAACCGGATATCGAAGCGATTTCGTTCGTTGGTTCCGAGCCTGTCGCCAAACATGTCTATGAAACCGGCACCGCCCATGGCAAGCGAGTGCAAGCATTGGCCGGAGCGAAAAATCATGCGGTCGTTATGCCGGGCTGCCATATGGAGAAAACGGTTGAAGGCGTCATAGGGTCTGCGTTCGGCAGCAGCGGCCAACGATGCATGGCTTGTTCGGTCGTGGCCGTTGTCGATGACATTGCCGATGAATTTATGGAGAATCTCACCGCCGCGACAAAAGATTTGAAGGTCGGGGATGGAAGATACGAAGAGAATTTTGTTGGACCGGTCATCCGGGAGACGCATAAAGAGCGGGTCCTCGGATATATTGACCAAGGCGTTCAGGAAGGCGCGGATCTCGTCGTTGATGGGCGTGATAAAGGAGCGGAAAAAGAACAAGGCTTTTATGTCGGCGCTACGATCTTTGACCATGTAAATACCGATATGGCCGTTTGGAAAGATGAAATTTTCGCACCGGTGCTTAGCGTTGTACGTGTCCGTGATCTTGACGAAGCCATCGCGGTAACGAACCATTCACGGTTCGCAAATGGAGCGGTCATTTATACGTCAAACGGCAAAGAAGCGCAAACATTTCGCGACCGTATCGATGCCGGTTTGATCGGCGTCAACGTTAACGTACCTGCACCAATGGCATTCTTCGCTTTTGCCGGCAATAAAGCGTCCTTTTACGGAGATTTAGGCACGAACGGGAAAGACGGAGTGCAATTTTATACGAGGAAGAAAGTCGTTACGGAGCGGTGGTATTAA
- a CDS encoding sodium:solute symporter family transporter, whose product MEETYQLSNPIFGVVVVLVTFALFYVVSYVSNRKQSTVGDLYIAGGKVGAFTNGLAMSSSYMSLATFLGITALILELQMPLIILWIQLIVAIPLITIIYGTSLRRMGVTSPTHFIRERYGVKACIIAAVFMIIVSIMYALGQMIGVAAAFETLLGVPYIAGLFVGGLIIVGYITIGGMSGATTNAAIQMVIIALMFILPLGAIMKALGGDGWFFPPLLYSDMVPAMLEAFPSFFDYEFPTKWFIALIPAITIGALGLPHLAMRVYTSSSLRSARSAMVWYAFVTGLVFSATYAMGFVGVYATETQGLFIEAGDADRLTMILNIVYNPEWVAALVIAGAIAAGVSTLSGNLLSIGALLSQDIIATLKPELTERAKVRMGYLAIFLGGVASILLGINPPEFLTISIFWAFGLAGVTIAPLIIMGVWWKETNRYGAIAASSIGGVVYILLSPFVAPSLVLTDHGVTNEMGISGAMFAVPLSFIILIVVSYVTNRMPSLSEKLTTKVDHELVERIHGWKDVQAYRYNSKLGPVIALALSFAVGIWALFPWGM is encoded by the coding sequence ATGGAGGAAACCTATCAATTATCAAACCCAATATTTGGGGTAGTAGTCGTTCTAGTAACATTCGCCTTATTTTATGTGGTAAGTTACGTTTCTAATCGAAAACAATCTACCGTTGGAGATCTATACATTGCAGGTGGTAAAGTAGGCGCATTCACAAATGGATTAGCCATGTCATCTAGTTATATGAGTCTAGCTACCTTTTTAGGCATTACAGCCCTCATTCTTGAACTGCAAATGCCGTTAATTATTTTGTGGATTCAGCTAATCGTTGCAATCCCGCTAATTACGATTATTTACGGAACGAGCCTACGAAGGATGGGGGTAACGTCTCCAACACACTTTATTCGTGAGCGGTATGGTGTTAAAGCTTGTATTATCGCCGCTGTGTTTATGATTATTGTTTCGATTATGTATGCGCTTGGGCAAATGATTGGGGTGGCGGCTGCCTTTGAGACGCTTTTAGGTGTTCCATATATTGCTGGGCTTTTTGTAGGGGGGCTGATCATTGTCGGGTATATAACCATTGGAGGGATGTCAGGAGCGACAACGAATGCAGCTATTCAAATGGTAATTATTGCGCTCATGTTTATCCTCCCTCTGGGTGCCATTATGAAAGCGTTAGGAGGAGACGGTTGGTTTTTCCCACCTCTTTTATATTCAGATATGGTTCCTGCTATGTTAGAAGCATTCCCAAGTTTTTTTGACTATGAATTTCCAACAAAGTGGTTTATTGCGCTTATACCGGCAATTACAATTGGGGCTTTGGGACTTCCCCATTTGGCTATGAGGGTCTATACTTCGTCTAGTTTAAGAAGTGCAAGGTCGGCAATGGTTTGGTACGCTTTTGTAACAGGACTAGTGTTTTCAGCTACTTACGCTATGGGATTTGTTGGCGTTTATGCTACTGAAACTCAAGGATTATTTATTGAAGCCGGAGATGCTGACAGGTTAACGATGATCCTGAATATTGTGTATAACCCTGAATGGGTTGCGGCCTTAGTAATTGCCGGAGCTATTGCTGCAGGCGTCTCAACATTGAGCGGCAATCTTTTGTCGATTGGAGCTTTGTTATCGCAAGATATTATAGCAACGCTTAAACCGGAATTAACGGAGAGAGCTAAAGTTCGTATGGGTTATTTAGCCATATTCCTAGGAGGAGTTGCCAGTATTCTTCTTGGTATCAATCCACCGGAATTCCTTACGATCAGTATATTCTGGGCTTTTGGCTTAGCCGGAGTAACCATTGCTCCACTCATCATCATGGGAGTATGGTGGAAGGAAACGAATCGCTATGGCGCAATAGCAGCCTCATCCATTGGCGGGGTCGTTTACATCCTTCTTTCGCCCTTCGTTGCTCCAAGTCTGGTTCTTACCGACCACGGTGTTACAAATGAGATGGGAATATCCGGCGCTATGTTTGCTGTTCCCTTAAGTTTTATTATTTTGATCGTTGTTTCCTATGTAACAAATCGCATGCCAAGCCTGTCAGAGAAATTGACGACGAAAGTGGACCATGAATTAGTCGAACGGATACACGGTTGGAAGGATGTACAAGCTTATCGCTATAACAGTAAACTTGGACCAGTGATTGCGTTAGCCCTTAGTTTTGCTGTTGGTATATGGGCGCTTTTTCCTTGGGGGATGTAG